The nucleotide sequence aaaaccataAAATATAAAGAACAAGTAGCTTAAAACTTCTTTGGTAAGAAAAGTATAGTGTGCACAAATTGATAATTGACTAATAAGCAACAATCATCTCCAAGGTTCCAAGAAGTGCATGGAAGCCTCTTGTGCTTTGAATTGTGACTAATTAACAATCAACATAAATGATTGTTAACTTAGTCAGTGACCAGATTCAGTGGCACTGATCTTCGACATAAATGGTCACCATGTTTGAAACATAGCAGAATATTACATAAACAATGTTTAAAATCTCAGATATAACATTTCAGGAAGCATTCATTGTTAAGTAAAATCTATGATAAAGAAGAGATATAATTGCATCAGTCATTATCATGGATTTGCCAATATTCTGGTGGCCAAACAGCCATAAGGAGTTGTTATCTAGAAGCAGAATTTGATACCTGAACTTCTATGAATGTCACTGTCAAGTTTAGAGACATAGCTTTTCGTTGACCACAAAAGGAGAGCTGGAATTAGCCAAAAGATTCCTCAAGAATAAACAACTACAACAAAACAATTGGCTTCTCGAATGCACAAACTTTCTGTGATCAGGAAAATAAGGAAGCTAATTGTTTCTGTACCATGAAAAAAAGAGTATGAAGCATTGTAAAAGAACCCATATCACACCAAAAAAGAAAAGTACACCTAGAAAAACTCAGAAATAGCTCAAAGAAACATTATCGGCATGCTTTCTTGTTTGTACATTACAACCAATTAGATCATAAGAAGCAATTAGATGCTTTCAAGTTTCAAAAGCAGTACACAAATGGAATAATTGCTACCCGTAGAACTGCAGACTCAAGGGCAGCCAAGTCTCATCACACATCTAACATCTTTTCCTCAGACCCTACATTTCTTTCAACCAAGGGTACTCTAAACATGTACACAGGAGTACAATTTATCTTACATTAGAAGAGCATACAGGTTCAATAACATTAAGTAAAGCGTTAAAAGTATAATTGATCTCTCCTCAAAACTCTCAATCAAAATCCTTTCTGATGTGTAACTCACTTATCTTAAACCGAGTTAGAGAATGAAAAGGTGAGGTTAGGATAGGTACATACAGACAATCTGAAATGAGGCTTTAATCAATTAAAAGATAATAGTTGTGAGGAGATTTAGCACATACTATAGAGATATCTGCTACATTCTGGGGTGAATATAGCAATCAACCCATTCCTACTGCTTAATTGACTTGTTCATGGCATCCCACGTTCATCTAGTAAATTAGAAACAAAAACAAGTGTAGCCTGGAACCATACATAAGATGGATGACTCCAAACCTCGTGAAGGGAAGTGCCAAATCTTTCTCTATTTTCGTCTCAGCAACATATGGGGCAATGGATCAAGCCGTTCTCATTGCACCCTTCACACTTCACCTTCTTCTTCTCGGAATCCAACACCTTGCAGCTGCCATTGCAGTCCATGCACATCACAAATCGCAACCCGCCGCAGCCCTCGCACCACTTTGTCGCCCTCGGAAGCCCCTCCAGCAAAAGCCCcaactcatcttcttcttccaatCTCACGATCTCCTCGGCACCACCGACACACCTGCCCTTGACGAAGACGATCGGGACCTTCACCTCCTTCCTCCCCATCAGCAGCCGTAGTTCCTCCCTGTACCcggagtccatggagatgtccctCTCCACGATGTGGCCGCCGTAGGACTCGATCAAGGACCTGACTGTGTTGCAATCCTCAAAGGTCTTCCTGATCCCTCTGAGCGTGGTGGTGTAGAGGACCACGGTGTCCTCACCTCCTGGGGGACACTTCTCCTCGAATGATTGAAGCAGGATAACAGAATCGCAGATCTTGACGTGCACCATCCTCTTGATCTGCTCCCCTTCCTCGGAGTGCTCCCGCTCGAAACGAGCGAGGAGCTCCGGATCGAACAAGGGGCTCAGGCTCCGCCTCGACTTGGAGTTACTGAAATCTCTATTGGAGTTGTTGCTCCGTGCGCTGTTGGGGGTGCCCTTCTTCGAGATTGCCGAAACGAGGTTGGTCCACGGCGTGTTGTCCAAGGAACGGAACGGCTTCGAGGCACGGTAGGCGTCATGATCCGACCTTTTGGGCTCCAGCCGCAGCGGGGTGTTCTCCTTCCCGGCGAACCAATTCCTTGGCATCACGGGCGACATCACGGCCCTGACCGCGGGCGACCGGCGCAATGCAGGCGAGGGTTTGTGTGGCCTCTTATTCTGCGGTGGCGACCGGCTAGGGGTCTCGTCGGCCAGGTCCCCCATGAGCTCCCGCGCGTCGATGACCTCCGAGGGGCGCTCTTCCTCCGCCGCGGCGCTCTTCTTGTCGACATGGGGAGGGGACGGCTGGCCGCACTCCGACGCCGAGGCTGCATCCGGTTCGACTTCCTTCTCTGCTGGCGCCTTGGGATTATTGGATTTCTCGTCGCCGCGATCGAGGCTGAGGGCGCCGTAGGTGGTAGAGGTGAGGGAGACGAAATGGTTCGGGCAGTCGCCGTCGGGGCCGGCGTCGCCAGAGAAGAGAAGCTCCTCGCCGACTTCGGCGACGGCGAGCAGTTTGGAAGAGATGCAACCCATTTGATTTCCCCCACTCTCCCTCCTTCCTTCTCCTcgagaaacaaacaaacaaaataaaagaGAGTCAAGTTCGGAGTTTAACGGGTTTGAAATGTAACAGGTTCGGGAGTGGCGCCGTCTCTTTCACCAAGAACTCGATACCCGCCGAAAGACCCGCATCATTTACCATGCTAGGTTGCGGGGGCCACTCTCATGGGTTTCTTTTGCGGGGCCCTCCCCTTTGAAGCGGGTAAAGGTTGGGCGGATTCCACAGTAATTATGTCTTCCAACGGTCTCTTTCGAATCCCAATGAATGAATGGGCTTTTAGGGTTCGAATTTGTTGGGCTCGTTCTCTTTAAAGCAATATTCTAATGTGGGCTTTTTATGAGCCAACCCTTTCTGTCTTTAAATCCCAACTccaatcaataa is from Musa acuminata AAA Group cultivar baxijiao chromosome BXJ1-6, Cavendish_Baxijiao_AAA, whole genome shotgun sequence and encodes:
- the LOC135676467 gene encoding uncharacterized protein At5g39865-like produces the protein MGCISSKLLAVAEVGEELLFSGDAGPDGDCPNHFVSLTSTTYGALSLDRGDEKSNNPKAPAEKEVEPDAASASECGQPSPPHVDKKSAAAEEERPSEVIDARELMGDLADETPSRSPPQNKRPHKPSPALRRSPAVRAVMSPVMPRNWFAGKENTPLRLEPKRSDHDAYRASKPFRSLDNTPWTNLVSAISKKGTPNSARSNNSNRDFSNSKSRRSLSPLFDPELLARFEREHSEEGEQIKRMVHVKICDSVILLQSFEEKCPPGGEDTVVLYTTTLRGIRKTFEDCNTVRSLIESYGGHIVERDISMDSGYREELRLLMGRKEVKVPIVFVKGRCVGGAEEIVRLEEEDELGLLLEGLPRATKWCEGCGGLRFVMCMDCNGSCKVLDSEKKKVKCEGCNENGLIHCPICC